A window of the Candidatus Cloacimonadota bacterium genome harbors these coding sequences:
- a CDS encoding nucleotidyltransferase domain-containing protein, whose translation MMLNKRKKLNKIIFLAKQYNVSRLILFGSFLNDDIEANDIDLACDGIHDWRIYELAARIEDELNISIDLIPLSPPNRFTKYILKKGKVLI comes from the coding sequence ATGATGCTAAATAAAAGAAAAAAGCTAAACAAGATAATTTTCCTGGCAAAACAATATAATGTCTCCCGCTTAATATTGTTCGGAAGCTTTCTAAATGATGATATCGAAGCAAATGATATCGATCTTGCCTGCGATGGTATTCATGATTGGAGAATATATGAACTTGCTGCCAGAATTGAAGATGAATTGAATATCTCCATCGATTTGATTCCTTTATCACCTCCAAACAGGTTTACAAAATATATTCTTAAAAAAGGTAAAGTTTTAATATGA
- a CDS encoding tetratricopeptide repeat protein produces the protein MKSAIENFTLAEKYRMEGKLSKAIEQYQKILKVHPESIPALMNLGNIYFMLGQINNSIKTYNKVLEYKPKFGYASYRLAISHYRAAQFTKAIDIFVKIIETDPELYMAHNWLGLCYYHIGDEQKSIEEYTKLLEHTSEPFIIHYHRAIAYKSKGETDKAIEDLQFVIETYPEHVSALYHLGLAYLQKHQIFKAIQLFRKVLKLDPKHKGAAEKIEYLTDVPSI, from the coding sequence ATGAAATCAGCAATCGAAAATTTTACTTTAGCTGAGAAATACAGGATGGAAGGAAAACTCAGCAAGGCGATCGAACAATATCAGAAAATCCTGAAAGTTCATCCCGAAAGCATTCCTGCTTTAATGAATTTAGGAAATATATATTTTATGCTTGGTCAAATAAATAATTCGATCAAGACATATAATAAAGTTCTAGAATATAAACCGAAATTCGGTTATGCTTCATATCGTCTGGCGATTTCTCATTACCGAGCTGCTCAATTCACAAAGGCGATAGATATTTTCGTAAAGATAATCGAAACAGATCCTGAACTCTATATGGCTCACAACTGGTTGGGTTTGTGTTATTATCATATTGGTGATGAACAAAAAAGTATCGAAGAATATACAAAATTGCTGGAACACACTTCCGAACCATTTATAATTCATTATCATCGGGCAATTGCTTACAAATCCAAAGGGGAAACAGATAAAGCCATAGAAGATCTGCAATTTGTGATCGAGACTTATCCTGAACATGTTTCTGCTCTATACCATCTCGGGCTGGCTTATCTGCAAAAACACCAGATTTTTAAAGCGATACAATTATTCAGAAAAGTACTCAAACTCGATCCCAAACACAAAGGAGCAGCAGAAAAAATTGAGTATTTGACAGATGTTCCGTCCATATAA
- a CDS encoding aconitate hydratase, whose amino-acid sequence MGFNIVQKIINSHLVEGEVKAGNVIGIKIDQTLTQDATGTMAYLEFEAMDIPEIRTEISVSYVDHNTSQMGFENADDHKYLQTIAGKYGIYYSRAGNGICHQVHLERFGLPGKTLLGSDSHTPTGGGIGMLAIGSGGLDVARALAGFPFYIPSPRVLKVNLTGKLSPWVAAKDVILYILELLSTKGNVGWIVEYGGSGVANLSVPERATITNMGAELGITSSVFPSDEVTLSFLKSQERESGWKELKADEDAEYDRIIDIDLSSLEPRMATPHSPGNVKLVKDLAGMKVDQVCVGSCTNSSYKDLMTVAEMVKGKHLPEEVSFVVAPGSKQVFKMIADNGALADLIAFGARIMESACGFCIGNGQAPQTDAVSVRTNNRNFKGRSGTQSAGIYLASPETAAACVLTGEITDPRDLDFDPPHIKIPDHFVVDDSMITVPSEQKEDVQIYRGPNIGNPPVNEALLDNFSADVMLKVGDKITTDHIMPAGIRLKYRSNIPKYSEFVFEPVDSTFPERCLSNKKKDRGNIIVAGLSYGQGSSREHAAICPSYLGVKAIIAKSIERIHWANLINFGIIPMLFTDENDYKKMEQADKLLFQNVIQAVKKEETFVIQNISKNIDLTVKLELSSREREILIAGGVLNIIKNS is encoded by the coding sequence ATGGGATTTAATATCGTTCAAAAAATAATAAATTCACATCTCGTTGAAGGTGAAGTAAAAGCAGGAAATGTGATTGGCATCAAGATCGATCAGACACTTACTCAAGATGCAACTGGAACAATGGCATATTTAGAATTTGAAGCAATGGACATACCGGAAATAAGAACTGAAATTTCGGTCAGTTATGTCGATCATAATACCAGCCAGATGGGTTTTGAAAATGCTGATGATCATAAATACCTGCAAACAATTGCTGGAAAATACGGCATATATTATTCCCGAGCAGGCAATGGAATTTGTCATCAGGTTCATCTGGAAAGATTCGGTTTACCGGGAAAAACTTTACTTGGATCAGACAGTCATACACCTACCGGAGGTGGAATTGGCATGCTGGCGATCGGTTCGGGAGGATTAGATGTGGCTCGAGCTTTAGCAGGATTTCCCTTTTATATTCCCTCTCCAAGAGTTCTCAAAGTGAATTTAACAGGAAAATTATCTCCCTGGGTTGCTGCTAAAGATGTGATTTTATACATCTTGGAATTGCTTTCTACCAAAGGAAATGTCGGCTGGATTGTTGAATACGGAGGTTCCGGAGTTGCTAATTTGAGTGTTCCGGAAAGAGCAACTATCACCAATATGGGAGCAGAATTAGGAATTACGAGTTCCGTTTTTCCCAGCGACGAAGTAACTCTTTCGTTCCTGAAATCTCAAGAGAGAGAATCCGGCTGGAAGGAACTCAAGGCAGATGAAGATGCGGAATATGACAGGATTATCGACATTGATCTATCCTCTCTCGAGCCAAGAATGGCTACTCCCCACAGTCCTGGAAATGTCAAATTGGTCAAAGATCTTGCAGGAATGAAAGTTGATCAGGTTTGTGTTGGAAGCTGCACCAATTCATCTTATAAAGATTTGATGACAGTTGCTGAAATGGTGAAAGGAAAACATTTACCAGAAGAGGTGAGTTTTGTTGTTGCGCCCGGATCAAAACAGGTTTTCAAAATGATCGCTGATAATGGTGCTTTAGCAGATTTGATCGCCTTTGGAGCGAGAATTATGGAATCTGCCTGTGGTTTTTGTATCGGCAATGGACAAGCTCCCCAAACCGATGCAGTTTCAGTGCGGACAAACAATCGTAATTTCAAGGGTCGTTCCGGAACGCAATCTGCCGGAATTTATCTGGCAAGTCCGGAAACAGCAGCAGCTTGTGTGTTAACCGGGGAAATAACTGATCCCCGAGATCTGGATTTTGATCCACCACATATTAAAATTCCTGATCATTTTGTTGTTGATGATTCTATGATCACAGTACCTTCAGAACAGAAAGAGGATGTTCAAATTTATCGAGGACCTAATATTGGAAATCCGCCGGTAAATGAAGCACTACTCGATAATTTTTCTGCTGATGTGATGCTCAAGGTCGGAGATAAAATCACAACAGATCATATTATGCCGGCTGGTATCAGACTGAAATATCGTTCCAATATTCCCAAATATTCCGAATTCGTTTTCGAGCCTGTGGATAGTACATTCCCGGAAAGATGTCTTTCCAATAAAAAGAAAGATCGCGGAAATATCATTGTTGCCGGTCTGAGCTACGGTCAAGGATCATCTCGCGAACATGCTGCTATTTGTCCTTCATATCTCGGCGTAAAAGCGATTATTGCTAAATCTATTGAGAGGATACACTGGGCAAACCTGATTAATTTCGGGATTATTCCCATGCTATTTACAGATGAAAACGATTATAAAAAAATGGAACAAGCTGATAAATTGTTGTTTCAAAATGTTATCCAGGCGGTGAAAAAAGAAGAAACTTTTGTGATACAGAATATTTCTAAAAATATTGATTTAACAGTTAAGTTGGAACTCAGCAGTCGGGAAAGAGAAATTCTTATCGCAGGAGGTGTTCTGAATATCATCAAAAATTCATAG
- a CDS encoding NAD-dependent malic enzyme: protein MHKKNPSFHNELKVSKKGLDLIRDPMLNKGSAFSEKEREDFNLYGLVPPHVSTLKQQIQRVTENYRRKDTDIGKYIFLEALHDRNETLYYAMLLNNLEDMTPIIYTPTVGLACQQYGHIFRRTRGMYISARGKGEIKKRINNWPVDEVDVIVVTDGSRILGLGDLGASGMGIPVGKLSLYVACAGIHPSKTLPIVIDVGTENEDLLDNPLYLGENHRRLKGEDFYEILDEFIIAAHERWPRALIQFEDFTNDHAFPLLKKYREKLLCFNDDIQGTGSVALAGLLAAMRITKEKLGDQRIVFFGAGSAAVGIADMIVAGMVEEGLSKEKARKNFWFLDSKGLVTTTRGDELAEHKIPYARSGKFQKKLLDVVKTVKPTVLVGVSKQPCAFNEQVVREMKKHVEIPVIFALSNPTSKSECSPEQAYKWTDGKVVFASGSPFKPIEFKGKTYYTGQGNNMYIFPGVGLGAISCKATKIPDSMFYIAAKTLAELVSEKDLKKGRVYPDLNDIREISAQIAVAVCEIAYQKGIAWEKRPDDLLTFVKSKMFQPVYSSYKVI, encoded by the coding sequence ATGCATAAAAAGAATCCGTCATTTCACAATGAACTCAAAGTTTCAAAAAAAGGTTTAGATCTTATCCGCGATCCAATGTTGAATAAGGGATCTGCGTTTTCTGAAAAAGAAAGAGAGGACTTCAATCTTTATGGATTAGTACCTCCCCATGTCTCAACCTTGAAACAACAAATCCAGAGAGTAACTGAAAATTATCGTCGAAAAGATACGGATATTGGAAAGTATATTTTCCTGGAAGCTTTGCACGACAGAAATGAAACTCTTTATTACGCGATGTTGTTAAATAATTTAGAAGATATGACTCCCATAATTTATACACCGACAGTTGGGCTTGCCTGCCAGCAGTACGGTCATATTTTCAGAAGAACAAGAGGAATGTATATTTCAGCGAGAGGAAAGGGAGAAATAAAAAAGAGGATAAACAATTGGCCTGTTGATGAAGTAGATGTGATCGTTGTTACCGATGGAAGTCGAATTTTAGGTTTAGGTGATCTGGGAGCAAGCGGTATGGGAATTCCGGTTGGGAAATTATCTCTTTATGTTGCTTGTGCAGGCATCCATCCTTCCAAAACTCTTCCGATCGTGATCGATGTCGGCACGGAAAACGAAGATCTGCTCGATAATCCTTTATATCTTGGCGAAAATCATCGTCGTTTAAAAGGTGAAGATTTTTATGAAATTTTAGATGAATTTATTATCGCTGCTCATGAAAGATGGCCCCGTGCTCTAATCCAATTCGAAGATTTTACTAATGACCACGCTTTTCCATTATTAAAAAAATATCGAGAAAAATTACTCTGTTTCAATGATGATATCCAGGGAACCGGAAGTGTTGCTCTTGCCGGATTATTAGCAGCCATGAGAATTACCAAAGAAAAATTGGGCGATCAGCGAATTGTGTTTTTTGGTGCTGGCTCTGCTGCTGTTGGAATTGCCGATATGATCGTTGCCGGGATGGTTGAAGAAGGTTTATCCAAAGAAAAGGCACGAAAAAATTTCTGGTTTCTGGATAGTAAAGGACTGGTTACTACTACTCGAGGAGACGAATTAGCAGAACATAAGATCCCTTATGCCAGATCAGGGAAATTCCAAAAAAAATTATTGGATGTTGTAAAAACAGTCAAACCTACTGTTCTGGTAGGTGTCAGTAAACAACCGTGTGCGTTTAATGAGCAGGTTGTTCGTGAAATGAAGAAGCATGTTGAGATTCCGGTTATTTTCGCTCTTTCTAATCCCACTTCAAAATCGGAATGTTCACCCGAACAAGCCTATAAATGGACAGACGGTAAAGTTGTTTTTGCCAGTGGAAGCCCGTTTAAACCTATAGAATTTAAAGGAAAAACATATTACACAGGTCAGGGAAATAACATGTATATTTTTCCAGGAGTCGGTCTGGGAGCAATTTCCTGTAAAGCAACTAAAATTCCTGATTCGATGTTTTATATAGCAGCTAAAACACTGGCTGAACTCGTTAGCGAGAAAGACCTGAAAAAAGGTAGAGTTTATCCTGATTTGAACGATATCAGGGAAATTTCTGCTCAGATTGCAGTTGCTGTTTGTGAAATAGCATATCAGAAAGGTATTGCCTGGGAAAAGAGACCTGATGATCTGCTGACATTCGTTAAAAGCAAAATGTTCCAACCGGTGTATTCTTCTTATAAAGTTATTTGA
- a CDS encoding citrate (Si)-synthase codes for MSRLREKIRSQIPEMRAYIKNEFLSKYADTVIGNVTVKQMLGGMRGVTALVCNSSFVDPYKGLHIRGIPLAKLTDTIPEEIFYLLCTGELPEKPDLEKLQEELRIRSEVPEHVWDVLYALPKDTHPMTMFSIAIMAMEGGSIFKAKYAEGMRKADYWEATLDDALEIIAKIPAIAAGIYRIRYSLGDLIPYNDSLDWGGNFANMLGIPDPDGEFAKLVRLYLVLHCDHEGGNVSAFTAKVVNSALSNLYLSTAAGLNGLAGPLHGLANQECLKFVLSIQEKFEKVPTKKELIDFVLSTLKLGKVVPGYGHAVLRATDPRFTAFYEFGEKHCPKEETFQIVKRLFEIVPEILKEYGGGKIADPYPNVDAISGSMLFNYGLTMFDFYTVMFGVSRILGFSAQAIMARGLQAPIIRPKTVTNEWLAEKLRKKK; via the coding sequence ATGTCACGACTTAGAGAAAAAATCAGAAGTCAGATTCCCGAGATGAGAGCGTATATCAAAAATGAATTTCTATCAAAATACGCTGATACCGTAATCGGAAATGTTACCGTAAAACAGATGCTTGGTGGAATGAGAGGTGTTACGGCTTTGGTCTGTAATTCTTCTTTTGTTGATCCTTACAAGGGATTGCATATCAGGGGAATTCCTTTAGCAAAATTAACCGATACCATCCCGGAAGAGATATTTTATCTTCTTTGTACGGGAGAACTTCCTGAAAAACCTGATCTGGAAAAACTTCAGGAAGAGTTGCGTATTCGCTCGGAAGTTCCGGAGCATGTCTGGGATGTTCTTTATGCTTTACCAAAAGACACTCATCCAATGACCATGTTCAGTATTGCTATTATGGCAATGGAAGGTGGTTCAATTTTTAAAGCAAAATATGCCGAAGGAATGAGAAAGGCAGATTATTGGGAAGCAACTCTCGACGATGCTCTGGAAATTATTGCAAAAATACCGGCAATCGCAGCAGGGATTTACAGGATTCGCTATTCGCTTGGTGATTTGATCCCTTATAATGATAGTCTCGATTGGGGTGGAAATTTTGCGAACATGCTCGGTATTCCTGATCCTGATGGTGAATTTGCCAAATTAGTCCGTCTTTATCTGGTCCTGCATTGCGATCATGAAGGTGGGAATGTCAGCGCCTTTACCGCAAAGGTTGTAAATTCGGCTCTCTCAAATCTTTATTTATCAACTGCTGCCGGTTTGAACGGACTTGCAGGACCATTGCATGGTCTGGCAAATCAGGAATGTCTGAAATTTGTCCTGTCTATTCAGGAAAAATTCGAGAAAGTTCCTACCAAAAAAGAATTGATTGATTTTGTTTTATCAACTTTAAAACTTGGAAAAGTAGTTCCAGGTTACGGACATGCCGTATTAAGAGCAACAGATCCAAGATTTACAGCTTTTTATGAATTTGGTGAAAAACATTGTCCCAAAGAAGAAACATTTCAGATCGTAAAGAGATTGTTTGAAATTGTTCCGGAAATTTTAAAGGAATATGGCGGTGGAAAAATCGCAGATCCATATCCCAATGTTGATGCTATTTCCGGTTCCATGCTCTTTAATTACGGATTAACAATGTTTGATTTTTACACTGTCATGTTCGGTGTTTCCAGGATACTCGGATTCAGTGCGCAAGCTATCATGGCTCGCGGATTACAGGCTCCGATCATCAGACCGAAAACTGTTACGAACGAATGGTTAGCCGAGAAATTAAGGAAAAAGAAGTAG
- a CDS encoding NADP-dependent isocitrate dehydrogenase (Converts isocitrate to alpha ketoglutarate): MKFEKIRIPPKGAKITVRNGVINVPDNPIIPFIEGDGIGPDIWKVTRKVIDAAVKKSYDSLKKIVWMQIHAGLSALQNYGNDDILPEDTLKAIREFKVAIKGPLTTPVGGFDYVCLVCAKEQNGKDGKRPEKCIKCGSEFITKRFRSLNVSLRQLLDLYACVRPVRWYKGVPSPVKRPDKLDIVVFRENTEDVYAGIEFQQDSPEAEKVINFLINIMGKNIREDSGIGIKPISVTGTKRLVRKAIDYAIQQNLPNVTLVHKGNIMKFTEGAFRDWGYELAKEEYRKEIITEQELWEKYDGRMPVDKILIKDRIADQIFQQVLLRPDEYSVLATPNLNGDYLSDACAAQVGGLGLAPGANIGDEIALFEATHGTAPKYTGMDKVNPSSLLLSGVLMLKYMGWNEAGIMIENALEKTIANKTVTYDLERQMEGAKKLKTSEFGDKIIKNM, from the coding sequence ATGAAATTTGAAAAAATAAGAATACCACCTAAAGGTGCAAAAATCACAGTTAGAAATGGAGTAATTAATGTTCCTGACAATCCCATAATTCCATTCATCGAAGGAGACGGGATTGGACCGGATATCTGGAAAGTAACGAGAAAAGTCATAGATGCAGCAGTTAAGAAATCTTATGATAGTCTGAAAAAAATAGTCTGGATGCAAATTCATGCGGGACTATCTGCTCTTCAGAATTACGGAAATGATGATATTTTACCTGAAGACACGCTTAAAGCGATCAGAGAATTCAAAGTGGCGATCAAAGGACCTTTGACTACACCGGTTGGAGGATTCGATTATGTCTGCCTGGTTTGTGCAAAAGAGCAAAATGGGAAAGATGGGAAGAGACCGGAAAAATGCATCAAATGCGGTTCTGAATTTATTACAAAAAGATTCAGATCCTTAAATGTAAGTTTGCGTCAGCTTTTAGACCTTTATGCTTGTGTTCGTCCGGTCAGATGGTACAAGGGAGTTCCTTCACCTGTCAAAAGACCTGATAAACTGGATATTGTTGTGTTCAGAGAAAATACGGAAGATGTTTATGCCGGGATCGAGTTTCAACAGGATAGTCCGGAAGCAGAAAAAGTGATCAATTTCCTGATCAATATTATGGGAAAAAATATTCGTGAAGATAGTGGAATCGGCATCAAACCTATATCTGTAACAGGCACAAAAAGACTTGTTAGAAAGGCTATCGATTATGCCATTCAGCAGAATCTGCCGAATGTGACTTTGGTTCATAAAGGAAATATTATGAAGTTTACCGAAGGAGCATTCAGAGATTGGGGATATGAACTGGCAAAAGAGGAATATAGAAAAGAGATCATTACGGAGCAAGAACTCTGGGAGAAATACGATGGTAGGATGCCCGTCGATAAAATCCTGATCAAAGATAGAATAGCAGATCAGATATTTCAACAGGTTCTACTTCGACCTGATGAGTATAGCGTACTTGCAACTCCGAATTTGAATGGCGATTATCTATCCGATGCTTGTGCTGCTCAGGTTGGAGGTCTTGGTTTAGCTCCCGGAGCAAATATTGGAGATGAAATCGCTCTTTTTGAAGCTACTCATGGAACTGCTCCCAAATATACCGGAATGGACAAGGTGAATCCTTCTTCTCTACTTCTTTCCGGTGTTTTAATGTTGAAATATATGGGTTGGAACGAAGCCGGGATCATGATCGAAAATGCTCTTGAAAAAACTATTGCCAACAAAACCGTAACTTATGATCTCGAGCGTCAAATGGAAGGAGCAAAAAAACTGAAAACATCAGAATTTGGAGATAAGATCATAAAAAATATGTAG
- a CDS encoding nucleotidyltransferase domain-containing protein, translating into MRKKDREILKSLIKKIRSEFKDFRGSYFFGSRVTGNFKPHSDYDIVLLFDQIERKKKLEICGIIGEIEYKYGIFIDMKILTREEFEYNPFFFEEVTTKGIYYDSKQKDIH; encoded by the coding sequence ATGAGAAAAAAAGATAGAGAAATTCTGAAATCTCTAATTAAAAAAATCCGATCCGAATTCAAAGATTTCAGAGGTAGTTACTTTTTCGGATCAAGAGTAACAGGTAATTTCAAACCTCATAGTGATTATGATATTGTCCTTCTTTTTGATCAGATCGAGAGAAAAAAAAAACTGGAAATTTGTGGAATAATTGGAGAAATAGAATATAAATATGGTATATTTATCGATATGAAAATCCTGACAAGAGAAGAATTTGAATATAATCCATTTTTCTTCGAAGAAGTTACAACAAAAGGGATTTATTATGACTCTAAACAAAAAGATATTCATTGA
- a CDS encoding methylmalonyl-CoA carboxyltransferase translates to MNTREKIENLMQRENRIKEMGGEARIAKQHEKDKLTARERLNLLFDEGTGKEIDLFVKHRSTNFNMPTTDVPSDGVVTSHGLVHGRPVFAYAQDFTSRGGSLGEKHAAKITKIMDLAMKAGVPIIGMNDSGGARVEEGIDSLKGYGDIFFRNSRASGVIPQISAIMGPTAGGAVYSPAMTDFVFMVKNSSYMFITGPNVIKTVTGEETDFEDLGGAITNNTKSGNAHFACESDEDAIEKMKMLLGFLPNNNMEDPPIMMTGDDPQRLCPELDTLIPDNPKAAYDIKDVIHAVADNGEFFEPHELFAQNAVIGFIRLNGRSVGVIANQPLVLAGCLDIDASDKIARFIRFCDAFNIPLLTFVDVPGYLPGTDQEWNGVIRHGAKILWSYSEATVPKLTVTTRKSYGGAYIAMSSQHLGADVLFAWPSAEIAVMGAQGAVNIVGTYRKELKKADDPEAKRQELIQDYEEKFNTPYIAAERGYIDAVIKPSETRSRLIASLEIMITKKESLPPKKHGNIPV, encoded by the coding sequence ATGAATACAAGAGAAAAAATTGAAAATTTGATGCAGAGGGAAAATAGAATTAAAGAAATGGGTGGAGAAGCCCGTATTGCCAAACAACACGAGAAAGATAAACTCACTGCAAGGGAAAGACTGAACCTGCTTTTTGATGAAGGAACAGGTAAAGAGATCGATCTCTTTGTCAAACATCGCTCTACTAATTTCAATATGCCGACTACAGATGTCCCTTCCGATGGAGTAGTAACCAGTCATGGTCTGGTTCATGGAAGACCGGTTTTTGCTTATGCTCAGGATTTTACTTCGAGAGGAGGTTCTCTGGGTGAGAAACATGCTGCGAAAATTACAAAGATCATGGATCTGGCAATGAAAGCGGGAGTTCCGATCATCGGAATGAATGATTCCGGAGGAGCTCGCGTCGAGGAAGGAATCGATTCTTTAAAAGGATATGGAGATATTTTCTTTAGAAATTCCAGAGCTTCCGGAGTAATTCCACAAATTTCAGCAATTATGGGACCAACCGCAGGCGGAGCAGTTTATTCTCCGGCAATGACGGATTTTGTGTTCATGGTAAAAAACAGCAGTTATATGTTCATCACCGGACCGAATGTAATAAAAACCGTTACCGGAGAAGAAACTGATTTTGAAGATCTTGGCGGAGCGATCACTAATAACACTAAAAGCGGGAATGCACATTTTGCCTGTGAAAGTGATGAAGATGCCATCGAGAAAATGAAAATGTTACTCGGTTTTCTTCCAAATAATAATATGGAAGATCCCCCAATAATGATGACTGGAGATGATCCTCAACGTTTATGTCCTGAATTGGATACACTTATTCCGGACAATCCCAAAGCTGCTTATGACATTAAAGATGTTATTCATGCGGTCGCTGATAATGGAGAGTTTTTTGAACCTCACGAACTTTTTGCTCAAAATGCCGTTATCGGATTTATCAGGTTGAACGGCAGATCTGTTGGAGTGATCGCCAACCAGCCGCTGGTGCTCGCAGGTTGTCTCGACATAGATGCTTCTGATAAGATTGCTCGTTTCATCAGGTTCTGCGATGCTTTTAATATTCCGCTGCTGACATTTGTCGATGTTCCAGGATATTTACCCGGAACAGACCAGGAATGGAACGGAGTTATCAGACACGGTGCAAAAATCCTCTGGAGTTATTCCGAAGCAACTGTTCCCAAACTTACAGTTACCACACGAAAAAGTTATGGTGGAGCATATATTGCCATGAGTTCTCAACATCTTGGTGCTGATGTACTTTTTGCCTGGCCTTCAGCGGAGATTGCGGTGATGGGAGCACAAGGTGCAGTCAACATTGTTGGTACTTACAGAAAAGAACTGAAAAAAGCAGATGATCCGGAAGCAAAAAGACAGGAATTGATCCAGGATTATGAAGAGAAATTCAATACGCCTTATATTGCTGCGGAGCGAGGATATATCGACGCAGTCATCAAACCGAGTGAAACCAGATCGAGATTGATCGCTTCTCTGGAAATTATGATCACCAAGAAAGAGTCTCTTCCGCCTAAAAAACATGGGAATATTCCGGTTTAG
- a CDS encoding HEPN domain-containing protein — protein MTLNKKIFIDNFLNKSKEALIDAKININNDRLNNSLNRIYYAIFYSVMALGYLENFITSKHSQLMGWFNKKFIYENPIFDKEMYQIYKVSYANRQESDYTIFTKPVKENVIKSYEDAKRFIKEVTSYIKEKTSKINDDAK, from the coding sequence ATGACTCTAAACAAAAAGATATTCATTGATAATTTTCTCAACAAATCGAAAGAAGCATTAATTGATGCGAAAATAAATATTAACAATGATAGGTTAAACAATTCTCTGAATAGAATTTATTATGCAATTTTTTATTCTGTTATGGCTTTAGGTTATTTAGAGAATTTTATTACTTCCAAACATTCACAACTGATGGGTTGGTTTAACAAGAAATTTATTTATGAGAATCCAATTTTTGATAAAGAAATGTATCAAATATATAAAGTATCCTATGCAAATCGACAAGAAAGTGATTACACGATTTTTACGAAACCAGTGAAAGAAAATGTGATCAAAAGTTATGAAGATGCTAAAAGATTTATAAAAGAAGTTACTTCTTACATTAAAGAAAAAACAAGTAAAATTAACGATGATGCTAAATAA